Proteins found in one Brevibacillus brevis genomic segment:
- a CDS encoding glycerophosphodiester phosphodiesterase, translated as MPPLIYAHRGASGLFPENTMESFQGAARRKANGIELDVQLSSDNKLVVIHDHNLERTTNGSGLVRHYTLRELRQLRADKDSSMRVPKAHIPTLQEVFQSFVDTPLRFIIEMKNFFLDQPHLEELVIEQIRRYQLTERTIISTFNFDSLLRIKQLDATQTTGLLYVGPLAKPWEVASRYRADQLHVPYDQLTEDLVKQAKQRHFEVLSWTVNTGPQIQRAIDCGVDGLITNYPKRARNLIRNL; from the coding sequence GTGCCCCCACTTATTTATGCCCATCGTGGCGCTTCCGGCCTGTTTCCGGAAAATACGATGGAATCGTTTCAAGGAGCCGCCCGACGAAAAGCCAATGGGATCGAATTAGATGTTCAGCTCAGCAGTGACAATAAGCTGGTCGTCATTCATGACCATAACCTGGAGCGCACGACCAATGGTTCTGGCTTAGTGCGTCATTACACATTGCGTGAGCTGCGTCAGCTACGAGCGGATAAAGACTCGTCTATGCGAGTACCAAAAGCCCACATTCCAACCCTACAGGAGGTATTTCAGTCATTTGTAGACACACCACTGCGCTTTATCATCGAGATGAAAAATTTCTTCCTCGATCAACCTCACTTAGAGGAGCTCGTCATCGAACAAATCAGACGATATCAGCTAACAGAGCGAACGATCATTTCAACGTTTAACTTCGATAGCCTTTTACGAATCAAGCAATTAGATGCCACGCAAACGACGGGACTTTTATATGTTGGGCCACTCGCCAAGCCTTGGGAAGTAGCCAGTCGCTATCGAGCTGATCAATTGCACGTCCCCTATGATCAATTGACGGAGGATTTGGTCAAACAAGCAAAGCAGCGTCATTTTGAAGTTTTGAGCTGGACGGTAAATACTGGTCCGCAAATCCAGCGAGCCATCGACTGTGGGGTAGATGGTCTGATCACCAATTACCCGAAGCGTGCGAGAAATCTGATTCGCAATCTATAA
- a CDS encoding YjcZ family sporulation protein, translating into MIRSPASCAPTTFITVFTLPYNTLTLIVAKQGIPSSANLYKKAFLMHKKTEGGHSVGSYLPLLHTMRVDASCARRRVCFVSCHNNFALILVLFVLLVIVLVVIG; encoded by the coding sequence ATGATCAGGTCGCCAGCATCCTGTGCGCCTACAACATTTATCACGGTCTTCACCCTCCCCTACAATACTCTTACTCTCATTGTAGCAAAACAAGGTATACCGTCATCTGCCAATCTGTATAAAAAAGCGTTCCTTATGCACAAAAAAACGGAAGGTGGGCATTCTGTTGGGTCATATTTACCTCTTCTTCATACCATGAGAGTAGATGCTTCATGTGCGAGAAGGAGGGTGTGTTTTGTGAGTTGCCATAACAATTTTGCCCTGATCCTTGTCCTCTTTGTCCTGTTGGTCATCGTACTCGTCGTAATCGGATAG
- the ablB gene encoding putative beta-lysine N-acetyltransferase, whose amino-acid sequence MKTVINVVGAQDAGDLIIDRQNRRVKLHVYEPSQIEQWDRVLKELAEESEATKVIVYGKKQDVPQWQSLGYELEGTIDGFFQGENAQMLTCYLTKERATSGAEKLAEEILGLSLSKAGSMIEKSLPEGYHLREATEADTKELACLYGLVFATYPTPMNDPSYIRKTMQEGTLYYVVEFEGKIACAASAEVSERFGSAEMTDCATHPDHAGKGLLQPLFIALEKRMEEAGIYFLYTLTRAQSAGMNVTAAKMGYAYRGRLINNCTIFSGYEDMNIWVKPLRPTRE is encoded by the coding sequence GTGAAGACCGTGATAAATGTTGTAGGCGCACAGGATGCTGGCGACCTGATCATTGATCGACAAAATCGCCGCGTAAAGCTGCATGTGTATGAACCATCACAAATCGAGCAGTGGGATCGGGTCTTGAAGGAACTGGCCGAGGAGTCAGAGGCAACAAAAGTGATTGTGTACGGGAAGAAACAAGATGTTCCGCAATGGCAATCCCTGGGTTACGAGCTGGAGGGTACCATTGACGGTTTTTTTCAAGGGGAAAACGCACAGATGCTCACCTGCTATCTGACAAAAGAGCGAGCTACCTCTGGCGCAGAAAAACTTGCTGAAGAAATTCTTGGGTTGAGCCTGTCAAAAGCGGGGAGTATGATAGAAAAATCATTACCAGAGGGATATCACCTGCGTGAAGCAACGGAGGCAGACACGAAGGAATTGGCGTGTCTGTATGGACTGGTATTCGCGACGTATCCTACACCGATGAACGATCCGTCCTATATTCGCAAAACCATGCAAGAAGGTACCCTCTACTATGTCGTTGAATTTGAAGGCAAGATTGCTTGTGCTGCGTCAGCAGAAGTATCCGAACGCTTTGGGTCAGCGGAAATGACGGATTGCGCGACCCATCCAGACCATGCGGGGAAAGGTCTCCTCCAACCGCTGTTTATCGCGTTGGAAAAAAGGATGGAGGAGGCAGGGATTTACTTTTTGTACACCTTGACCCGGGCACAATCGGCAGGCATGAATGTGACGGCTGCCAAAATGGGCTATGCATACCGCGGACGGCTAATTAACAATTGTACGATCTTTTCAGGTTATGAAGACATGAATATATGGGTTAAGCCACTCCGCCCGACGAGGGAATAA
- a CDS encoding PucR family transcriptional regulator encodes MTITIREALQLPDMVHTRLIAGAGGLDNPIRWVTIVEVLEDTSRLQEGEFLITTGFGLAEHTEKLASFIPSLAKQKLSGVAIHTGFYLREIPETFLTLADQYQLPLIEIPTEINFSTITKAILQPIMNRQFETLAYSSAIHNRMIDAALSKGGLPAIAGELAALTGGVVSLVDALGFEVTQHGSSEALPHDQSQEIAHHVPIRANREHFGTLTLTKPEHAWKELDDVALQHASTLCALEYVKERAVAATEWRLKGDFVEELLNGQQMTLTELESRCRMLGYPLAGHHLCVAVRVEVADQTMLGDMHQSVITLMRRLSDRHQRSYLLRERPHCLLFILPDDQTSLRLLEQLTSRWRGLHPDFALHIALSNPCEQLPNVVTASEEAMFALQAYPLLAQSPQILRYRDMQGYQFLFPYHREKDSLLRLWNPLLDPLIRYDTKYNQQLLETLEVYLAQNGNGLQTSQALYIHRHTLKYRLTQIEEKTGYRLEDAHQRWQLQLALMARRLQQQLYPTNR; translated from the coding sequence ATGACCATCACGATAAGAGAAGCGCTGCAACTGCCGGACATGGTTCACACCAGGCTGATCGCAGGAGCAGGCGGACTGGACAATCCGATTCGTTGGGTGACAATTGTCGAGGTGCTGGAGGATACGAGTCGCTTGCAGGAAGGCGAATTTTTGATTACAACCGGCTTTGGGCTGGCTGAGCATACAGAAAAGCTCGCTTCTTTTATTCCTTCGTTGGCGAAGCAAAAGCTGAGTGGCGTTGCGATTCATACGGGCTTTTATTTACGGGAAATTCCCGAGACGTTTTTGACTTTGGCGGATCAGTATCAACTTCCATTGATTGAAATTCCTACGGAGATAAACTTTTCTACTATTACCAAAGCCATTTTGCAGCCGATCATGAATCGGCAATTTGAAACGCTGGCCTATTCCTCGGCGATTCATAACCGAATGATTGATGCTGCCCTGTCTAAAGGAGGCCTTCCCGCCATCGCAGGCGAGCTCGCTGCACTTACGGGAGGCGTCGTTTCGCTCGTAGATGCACTAGGCTTTGAAGTCACACAGCATGGCAGTTCGGAAGCGCTGCCGCATGATCAGTCCCAGGAAATCGCGCATCATGTACCGATTCGCGCCAATCGCGAGCATTTTGGCACGTTGACCTTAACGAAGCCCGAGCACGCCTGGAAAGAGCTCGATGACGTCGCTCTACAGCATGCCTCTACTTTATGTGCACTCGAATATGTAAAGGAAAGGGCAGTAGCCGCAACGGAATGGCGGTTAAAAGGGGATTTTGTGGAGGAGTTGCTGAATGGGCAGCAGATGACCCTCACGGAGCTGGAGAGCCGTTGTCGCATGCTCGGGTACCCGCTTGCTGGACATCATCTCTGCGTCGCTGTCCGTGTAGAGGTAGCCGATCAAACGATGCTCGGAGACATGCATCAAAGTGTCATTACGTTGATGCGGAGGCTTAGCGACCGTCATCAACGCTCTTATTTGCTTCGCGAGCGGCCACATTGCCTCTTGTTTATTTTGCCGGATGATCAGACGAGCCTGCGCCTGTTGGAACAGCTCACTTCCCGCTGGAGAGGGCTGCACCCTGACTTTGCTCTACACATCGCCTTGAGCAATCCCTGTGAGCAATTGCCAAACGTCGTCACTGCCTCCGAAGAAGCGATGTTTGCTCTGCAAGCTTACCCGCTGTTGGCCCAGTCCCCGCAGATTTTGCGATACCGGGATATGCAGGGCTATCAGTTTTTGTTTCCGTACCATCGTGAAAAAGATAGCTTGCTCCGCCTGTGGAACCCATTGCTGGATCCATTGATTCGCTATGATACGAAATATAATCAACAGCTGCTCGAAACACTTGAGGTGTATTTAGCCCAGAACGGAAACGGTCTTCAGACCTCGCAAGCCTTGTATATCCATCGACATACGCTCAAGTACCGGTTGACCCAGATCGAAGAAAAAACAGGCTACCGCCTGGAGGATGCTCATCAACGCTGGCAGCTTCAGTTGGCCCTGATGGCCCGCCGTCTGCAGCAGCAGTTGTATCCTACAAACAGGTAG
- a CDS encoding aspartate aminotransferase family protein: protein MTKSYVIKPELGKEYPVISHGKGIYLYDKEGNRYIDGSSGAVTASIGHGVEEVAEAMYAQAKEVSFVYRSHFSSDAVEKLAAKLAEWAPGSLNWTFFVSSGSEATETAQKIAIQYWQEKGRPTKNRIISRWMSYHGITMGALSMSGHVLRRKRFTPLLADYPAITGPYPYRKPEDMSLESYALACAEELETAILRVGPEQVAAFIAEPVIGASGGAVVPPDGYFQRIREICDKYEVLFIADEVMTGVGRTGKAFGIDHWGVVPDLMTLGKGMSAGYTPMAATIVSDEIIETITKGSGSIMAGHTYSANPQSAAVSLAVLDYVEKHQLVDKAAEQGAYMLARLKELADELPLIGDARGLGMLCALEFVKNKQTKEPFALSQGVGGKVIQKAFEKGLLIYPAMGGIEGVAGDAVIISPPLTITTEQIDELISLLKEAVVAVQQELQDKALIG, encoded by the coding sequence ATGACGAAAAGCTATGTAATCAAGCCTGAATTGGGCAAAGAGTATCCGGTTATTTCTCACGGAAAAGGTATCTATCTTTACGATAAAGAGGGGAATCGTTACATCGACGGTTCCAGTGGAGCGGTGACGGCAAGCATTGGTCACGGTGTAGAAGAAGTAGCTGAGGCGATGTATGCGCAAGCCAAGGAGGTTTCCTTCGTATACCGCTCGCATTTTAGCAGCGATGCCGTGGAGAAGCTGGCTGCAAAGCTGGCGGAGTGGGCACCAGGCTCACTGAACTGGACGTTTTTTGTCAGCAGTGGTTCGGAAGCAACCGAGACAGCACAAAAAATCGCGATCCAGTATTGGCAGGAAAAAGGAAGACCAACGAAAAATCGGATTATCTCCCGCTGGATGAGCTATCACGGGATTACAATGGGTGCGCTCTCGATGTCGGGACACGTCTTGCGCAGAAAGCGGTTCACCCCATTATTGGCTGACTATCCGGCGATCACAGGACCATATCCATATCGTAAACCGGAAGACATGTCCCTGGAATCGTATGCGCTTGCGTGTGCAGAAGAGCTGGAGACCGCAATTTTGCGCGTAGGACCCGAGCAGGTAGCGGCATTTATTGCAGAGCCTGTCATCGGAGCTTCTGGGGGAGCGGTCGTGCCACCAGACGGTTACTTCCAGCGTATTCGCGAGATTTGTGATAAATATGAGGTTTTGTTTATCGCAGACGAAGTAATGACAGGAGTAGGTCGCACAGGAAAAGCGTTTGGGATCGACCATTGGGGCGTCGTGCCTGACCTGATGACATTGGGTAAAGGGATGAGTGCCGGTTACACGCCTATGGCTGCTACGATTGTCTCGGACGAAATCATTGAGACCATTACAAAAGGCAGCGGCTCGATTATGGCAGGACATACGTATAGCGCCAATCCACAATCTGCTGCTGTTTCTCTGGCTGTCCTCGACTATGTGGAGAAGCATCAGTTGGTCGACAAAGCAGCCGAACAAGGTGCCTATATGCTTGCCCGCCTAAAAGAACTGGCAGACGAGCTCCCGTTGATCGGAGATGCACGTGGTCTTGGCATGTTGTGCGCGCTGGAATTTGTGAAAAACAAGCAGACAAAAGAACCGTTTGCGCTTTCTCAAGGCGTAGGCGGGAAGGTCATTCAAAAAGCATTTGAAAAAGGCTTGCTTATTTATCCGGCAATGGGCGGAATCGAAGGGGTGGCAGGGGATGCTGTCATCATCTCACCTCCACTGACCATTACTACGGAGCAAATCGATGAACTGATATCTCTGCTGAAAGAAGCGGTGGTAGCTGTTCAGCAAGAGCTCCAAGACAAGGCACTGATCGGATAG
- a CDS encoding 3-oxoacid CoA-transferase subunit A has translation MTNRFEKVVSLSEALTHFRDGMTLLAGGFGGVGNPPTLIQGILDRGVRDLTLISNDTAFPHIGIGKLVTEKRVKKVIASHIGSNPNAGAQMTAGELEVEFCPQGILAERVRAGGVGLGGILSDVGIGTIAEKGKQKVVLDGKEYLLETPLTAEVAIVHAKKADRFGNLVFDTSARNFNPLVAMAGDITIVEADEIVEVGMIDPEEIVTPGVFVNFIVQSEGVNWQWAWEK, from the coding sequence ATGACAAATCGATTTGAAAAGGTCGTCTCCCTGTCCGAAGCGCTCACCCATTTTCGTGATGGGATGACGCTGTTGGCAGGGGGATTCGGTGGCGTAGGAAACCCGCCTACTTTAATACAGGGAATTTTGGATAGAGGTGTGCGTGATCTGACGCTGATCAGTAACGATACGGCTTTCCCGCATATCGGAATTGGCAAGCTGGTAACCGAAAAGCGCGTCAAAAAAGTGATAGCTTCGCATATTGGCTCAAATCCGAACGCAGGGGCCCAAATGACAGCTGGGGAGCTGGAAGTAGAGTTCTGCCCGCAGGGGATACTTGCAGAGCGTGTACGGGCAGGTGGAGTCGGTCTGGGAGGCATTCTATCGGATGTCGGCATCGGGACGATCGCGGAAAAAGGAAAACAGAAGGTCGTTCTGGATGGAAAGGAATACTTGTTGGAGACACCGCTCACTGCCGAAGTGGCTATCGTACATGCGAAAAAAGCGGATCGCTTTGGCAATTTGGTGTTTGATACAAGTGCACGGAATTTCAATCCGTTAGTGGCGATGGCAGGTGACATTACCATCGTGGAAGCGGATGAGATAGTAGAGGTAGGCATGATCGACCCGGAAGAAATCGTCACCCCGGGTGTTTTCGTAAACTTTATTGTCCAAAGTGAAGGGGTGAACTGGCAATGGGCATGGGAGAAGTAA
- a CDS encoding 3-oxoacid CoA-transferase subunit B, giving the protein MGMGEVKETESYRERIARRAALEVEDGMIINLGIGIPTLVADFIPAEKRVMFHAENGILGTGPSPAKGEENAMLCNAGGFPVTLATGASFFDSATAFAIIRRGLLDMTILGVLEVSQNGDIANWIVPGKRVPGMGGAMELAQKAKKVMVVTTHLDKNGRSKIVRECSLPLTATKAADLIITDMAVMEVMPDGLYLREVMYPYSVADVIGATEAELKMDGEVRVFR; this is encoded by the coding sequence ATGGGCATGGGAGAAGTAAAAGAAACCGAGAGCTATCGTGAACGTATTGCCCGCCGCGCAGCATTGGAAGTGGAAGACGGTATGATCATTAACTTGGGAATCGGCATTCCAACATTAGTAGCGGATTTTATCCCAGCGGAAAAACGAGTCATGTTTCACGCGGAGAACGGCATTCTCGGTACAGGGCCAAGCCCTGCGAAAGGCGAGGAGAATGCCATGCTTTGCAATGCGGGCGGTTTTCCTGTCACGCTTGCCACTGGGGCTTCCTTTTTTGACAGTGCGACTGCTTTTGCCATCATCCGCCGTGGACTATTGGATATGACGATTTTAGGAGTCCTGGAAGTAAGTCAAAATGGTGACATTGCCAACTGGATCGTTCCAGGCAAACGTGTCCCTGGCATGGGTGGAGCTATGGAACTGGCACAAAAGGCCAAGAAGGTCATGGTTGTGACCACGCATCTGGATAAAAACGGACGTTCGAAAATCGTGCGGGAATGCTCACTGCCGTTAACCGCGACAAAAGCTGCGGATTTAATCATCACGGACATGGCAGTGATGGAGGTCATGCCAGATGGGTTGTATCTGCGAGAAGTTATGTATCCATACAGTGTCGCTGACGTGATTGGAGCAACGGAAGCCGAACTCAAGATGGACGGAGAGGTTCGCGTTTTCCGCTAA
- a CDS encoding peptidase: protein MANWQVLIREQLEKDREAAVQLLQQWVKSPSVQGEEQSIQQSIAELLGQMGLDVDLWVMEGEELVSHPYFVSPRTMFESSPNVVGVWKGQGDGRSIILNGHVDVVPAGDLAQWSDDPFSGKVEDGKLYGRGATDMKGGNLSSLLAIQVLQKLGVQLKGDVIFQSVVEEESGGAGTLATIIRGYKADAALIPEPTNMKIFPKQQGSMWFRLTVKGRSAHGGTRYEGVSAIEKSMLVVQAIGQLEKERNDRLDDPLYAKLPIPIPINLGVIEGGKWPSSVADLVKLEGRMGVAPGEQMDDAKAEMAAALKKLAEVDPWFAEQPVELEWFGARWVPGAVELDHPLMDILQAQFEAVTGDRAIVEASPWGTDGGLLTALANTPAIVVGPGVTQVAHYPNEFIVLDEVFRCAEIFALTLLEWCGVAESVKE, encoded by the coding sequence ATGGCAAACTGGCAGGTGCTTATCCGGGAGCAATTGGAAAAAGATCGGGAGGCCGCTGTTCAACTACTGCAGCAATGGGTAAAAAGCCCGAGCGTGCAAGGAGAAGAACAATCCATTCAACAAAGCATTGCAGAGCTTTTGGGGCAGATGGGGCTGGACGTTGACTTATGGGTCATGGAAGGCGAAGAGCTGGTGTCACATCCGTATTTTGTCTCCCCGCGCACAATGTTTGAAAGCAGCCCGAATGTCGTCGGTGTGTGGAAGGGGCAAGGAGATGGCCGTTCCATCATTCTGAACGGACATGTGGATGTAGTGCCAGCGGGCGATCTGGCACAGTGGAGCGATGATCCGTTTAGCGGGAAGGTTGAGGATGGCAAGCTTTACGGGCGTGGAGCAACCGACATGAAGGGTGGAAACTTATCTTCACTGTTGGCGATCCAGGTTCTACAGAAGTTGGGTGTGCAACTAAAAGGCGACGTCATTTTTCAGAGCGTCGTAGAAGAAGAAAGCGGCGGTGCAGGCACATTGGCGACGATCATTCGCGGGTACAAAGCGGATGCTGCCTTGATTCCAGAGCCGACCAATATGAAAATTTTCCCGAAGCAGCAAGGTTCCATGTGGTTCAGATTAACGGTTAAAGGTCGTTCTGCTCACGGAGGGACTCGCTACGAGGGAGTCAGCGCCATCGAAAAGAGCATGCTCGTCGTTCAAGCCATTGGACAATTGGAAAAAGAGCGTAACGATCGACTCGACGATCCGCTCTATGCCAAGCTACCTATTCCGATCCCGATTAATCTGGGGGTGATTGAGGGTGGCAAGTGGCCTTCGTCTGTAGCGGACCTCGTCAAGCTGGAAGGAAGGATGGGGGTTGCCCCAGGAGAACAGATGGACGATGCCAAAGCGGAAATGGCGGCAGCACTCAAAAAGCTGGCAGAGGTCGACCCGTGGTTTGCAGAGCAGCCTGTTGAGCTGGAGTGGTTCGGAGCTCGTTGGGTACCGGGAGCAGTGGAGCTCGATCATCCGTTGATGGATATTTTGCAAGCGCAGTTTGAAGCTGTGACAGGAGATCGTGCCATTGTGGAAGCATCACCTTGGGGTACAGACGGCGGTTTGCTGACGGCTTTGGCCAATACGCCAGCGATTGTGGTCGGACCTGGAGTCACACAGGTTGCACACTACCCGAATGAATTCATCGTTTTGGATGAGGTATTCCGTTGCGCTGAGATCTTTGCGCTTACGTTACTGGAATGGTGCGGTGTGGCTGAAAGTGTGAAAGAGTAA
- a CDS encoding aldehyde dehydrogenase family protein, whose amino-acid sequence MKKTCFIGGEWVPATTHAPLFSPCTGQEIAQISQADSSLVEKAIAAAHEATADMRRLPAYQRAFLLEKISILMNERLEEAARIIAIEAGKPIKTARGEVIRTIQTYKFAAEEAKRLHGETVPLDAAIGGEGRLAYTVREPLGVIGAITPFPFPMNLVAHKVGPALAAGNTVVLKPASQTPLSALFLAELAEQAGMPAGALNVITGSGASVGDQIVSDPRVRAVTFTGSPSVGLDIRNRAGMKRVMLELGSNSAVIVDRDVQLNEVIPRCVFGGFAYSGQVCISVQRIYVVKEIYQDFVQRFVEQTRALRGGDSLSEDADYSAMINPRETERAMEWIHEALLQGGRLECGGQIVDRMLQPTVLTGVPADAKVSCQEIFGPVVLINPVDSVRHGITLVNDSRYGLQAGVYTNNLSLALEAAEELRVGGVMVNDIPTFRVDHMPFGGVKESGLGREGVKYAIEEMTELKLVAIKR is encoded by the coding sequence ATGAAAAAAACGTGCTTTATCGGGGGAGAGTGGGTGCCAGCCACTACTCATGCACCACTGTTCTCTCCATGTACGGGTCAAGAGATTGCACAAATTTCGCAAGCAGACTCATCATTAGTTGAAAAGGCAATTGCTGCGGCCCACGAAGCGACTGCCGACATGCGGCGTCTTCCTGCTTATCAACGCGCCTTCCTGCTTGAAAAAATCTCGATTTTAATGAATGAACGTTTGGAGGAAGCGGCGCGAATCATCGCAATAGAAGCGGGGAAACCAATCAAAACAGCTCGCGGAGAAGTGATTCGAACCATTCAGACGTATAAGTTTGCGGCAGAGGAAGCCAAACGCCTCCACGGAGAAACCGTACCACTCGATGCAGCGATCGGGGGAGAAGGACGCTTGGCTTATACCGTGCGTGAACCACTGGGAGTCATCGGAGCCATTACACCCTTTCCTTTTCCGATGAATCTCGTCGCCCATAAGGTCGGGCCTGCTCTCGCTGCTGGCAATACCGTTGTTCTCAAGCCAGCATCGCAGACACCGCTTAGCGCATTGTTTCTGGCAGAGCTCGCAGAGCAAGCTGGTATGCCTGCTGGCGCCCTCAATGTGATCACGGGAAGTGGGGCGAGCGTTGGCGATCAAATCGTGTCTGATCCGAGAGTCAGGGCCGTTACCTTTACAGGGAGTCCAAGTGTTGGGCTGGATATACGCAATCGAGCAGGTATGAAAAGAGTCATGCTCGAGTTGGGATCGAATTCGGCAGTGATCGTTGATCGTGATGTACAGCTGAATGAAGTGATTCCTCGATGCGTTTTTGGTGGCTTTGCCTACTCAGGGCAGGTATGTATCTCCGTGCAAAGAATTTATGTGGTGAAAGAGATCTATCAAGATTTCGTCCAGCGTTTTGTTGAACAAACACGAGCACTTCGCGGTGGTGATTCGCTCTCTGAGGACGCAGACTATTCGGCTATGATCAATCCGCGCGAAACTGAACGAGCGATGGAGTGGATTCATGAGGCACTCCTTCAGGGGGGACGTTTGGAGTGTGGGGGACAGATCGTGGATCGGATGCTTCAACCTACGGTGTTGACGGGTGTTCCGGCAGATGCAAAAGTATCTTGTCAGGAAATATTCGGCCCTGTCGTGCTGATAAATCCAGTGGATTCGGTCCGGCATGGCATTACGTTGGTCAACGATTCACGCTACGGATTACAGGCTGGTGTCTATACCAACAATCTGTCGTTGGCTCTGGAAGCGGCAGAAGAGCTGCGTGTGGGCGGTGTGATGGTGAATGATATTCCGACTTTTCGGGTGGACCATATGCCCTTCGGTGGCGTAAAGGAGAGTGGACTTGGTCGGGAAGGGGTCAAATACGCGATAGAAGAAATGACGGAATTGAAACTCGTTGCCATCAAGCGATAA
- a CDS encoding acyl-CoA synthetase, translating into MLEAQRVRRNALGDILRRSRGRNPDKPALYFEEEVLTYTQLDQFANKTAHLLLSKGLQKGERVAVLSRNSMDFAILNFGLAKAGAIMVPINFMLNKEDVAYIFGHAEVSACFAAPEFMQLAQDGLQLAGISPKLLSLMSKPAVQAGEWLPFRTLIEAADDHEPEVDIVDEDVVQILYTSGTESKPKGVMLTHKSIISEYVSTIIEGGMTQDDVAVHALPLFHSAQLHCFLGPYVYLGGSGIILEQATPALMLKTVETYKATQLFCPPTVWIALLRSPDFAARNLSSLQKCYYGAAIMPIEVLKELSQRLPNAQFYNFYGQTEVAPLATVLPPKDQMRKAGSAGKPALNVETKIVDDDGKEVPRGSVGEIVHRTSHAMLGYFRDEEKTQAAFQGGWFHSGDLGIMDDEGYITVVDRKKDMIKSGGENVASREVEELIYQHPKVSEVAVIGVPHPFWIEAVTAVVVPKAGELLTADEMLAFCKERLSSFKAPKYVVIADNLPRNPSGKILKRELRLRYETLTT; encoded by the coding sequence ATGCTCGAAGCGCAAAGGGTTCGTAGAAATGCACTTGGCGATATTTTGCGAAGAAGTCGTGGACGAAATCCTGATAAGCCTGCCCTGTACTTTGAGGAAGAAGTATTGACCTACACGCAGCTTGATCAGTTTGCGAACAAGACGGCTCATTTGCTTCTTTCCAAAGGCTTGCAAAAAGGGGAGCGGGTAGCAGTATTGTCACGCAACTCGATGGATTTTGCGATTCTGAACTTTGGGCTAGCGAAAGCAGGGGCTATCATGGTTCCGATCAACTTTATGTTGAATAAGGAAGATGTCGCCTATATTTTCGGTCATGCGGAAGTGAGTGCGTGCTTCGCAGCTCCCGAATTCATGCAGCTCGCTCAAGACGGACTCCAACTAGCTGGAATTTCCCCCAAGCTGCTTTCCCTCATGTCCAAACCAGCAGTTCAAGCAGGGGAATGGTTGCCTTTTCGCACGCTGATTGAAGCGGCAGACGATCATGAGCCCGAAGTCGACATCGTGGACGAAGATGTTGTGCAGATTTTGTATACCAGCGGAACGGAGTCAAAGCCCAAGGGTGTTATGCTCACTCATAAAAGCATTATCTCCGAATATGTCAGCACGATTATCGAAGGCGGGATGACGCAGGATGATGTGGCTGTTCACGCACTACCCTTGTTTCATAGCGCGCAGCTTCACTGCTTTTTGGGACCATATGTGTACCTGGGTGGAAGTGGCATTATTTTGGAACAGGCAACCCCTGCGCTGATGCTAAAGACGGTAGAGACGTATAAGGCCACCCAGTTGTTTTGCCCGCCAACTGTATGGATTGCTTTACTTCGTTCTCCCGATTTTGCCGCGCGTAATTTGAGTTCTTTGCAAAAGTGCTACTATGGTGCAGCAATCATGCCAATAGAAGTGTTAAAAGAGCTCAGTCAACGCCTCCCGAATGCACAGTTTTACAATTTTTACGGACAGACGGAAGTGGCGCCATTAGCAACTGTTTTACCACCAAAGGATCAGATGAGAAAAGCAGGCTCTGCAGGCAAGCCAGCGTTAAATGTGGAGACAAAAATCGTCGATGATGACGGGAAGGAAGTCCCTCGTGGTAGTGTTGGTGAAATTGTACACAGGACCAGTCACGCGATGCTGGGGTATTTCCGTGATGAGGAAAAGACACAGGCTGCCTTCCAGGGAGGGTGGTTTCACAGCGGGGATTTAGGCATCATGGATGACGAAGGCTATATTACGGTCGTTGATCGGAAAAAAGATATGATTAAATCGGGTGGAGAGAACGTAGCAAGCAGGGAGGTTGAGGAGCTTATTTATCAACATCCGAAAGTGTCTGAGGTCGCCGTGATCGGCGTTCCTCATCCGTTCTGGATCGAAGCAGTGACGGCCGTTGTTGTGCCGAAAGCGGGTGAGTTGCTGACTGCTGACGAGATGCTTGCTTTTTGCAAAGAACGTCTTTCCTCCTTCAAAGCACCTAAATATGTAGTGATTGCTGATAATCTACCCAGAAACCCCAGCGGCAAAATCTTGAAAAGAGAGTTGCGCCTCCGATACGAAACACTGACGACTTAG